Part of the Anopheles coluzzii chromosome 3, AcolN3, whole genome shotgun sequence genome is shown below.
CATACCTCTTGtgattttttagttttttcgtCTTATCTGATTTACAGCGTACGCACTATTTTTTTACCGCAGTTCAGTAATTATTTACTGATTTTTTTAAGCTGAAAGTTTACGAATCgtttcagttttaaaattcTTATCCATCTTTCTTTTGGGGCTTGATTTTCCCTTCCAATATTTCATAACAATTTCTGAGAGCAGTGCCTCCTCCCGGGTTCTGTTCCCGCATACCTCCTATCTTATGATCACATCTTGTGGTTTTGTAGTTATATTCGCGTTAtcttatttattcattaagttcCAAGTATGATATGAATGACACTTTTGTTTAAGCTTTCGTACACTCTTGGTAACCGTACACTAGATGTATCCTTAGGTGACAACAATCgaatgttattgttattatggCGAATGCATGATTGTACGTACGGGGCATACCGTCGATTGAGACAGCTGTACTTCGGTTCAACGCATTTCAGAGAACAAAACAGTGACAACCAGGTTTGAGTTGTAAGTCTGTCGTACTGTCGGTCCAGGAGGACACTGATACTCAGAATCAGACCTGAAAACAAGTTAAAACTACGAAAGCATAGTGTGAGTGTGAATTTGAAgattacagtggagcgccgtttatccgggcttctcgggacttgacctcgcccggataagcgaataacacggataatgagtcaaatgatatattttatcaccaattcctggttatgttttggaaatttttcttattttttgataaaaataacccagtttttactaatttcatgttttccaaggagaatatttaaaatttgccatgcattatagtgtttttgttatgacaatgtgctcttataaccgctttttcaaatatcctcctcataacgcaatgtcacttttttattgaactgtcatttctcaacagcactgataaacggaaagccggataaaaggtacttggataaacggcgctccactgtatagaCGAAATCTAGAGGCTTTCTGgaatttgaattaaaatgtCCGTAATTTAATAATCATGAGCACGAAACTTTCGGAATATGATTCAAAATATCGTtgcaatttaatattttttttaaacgtaagaataaattatgataaatctttttttttaaatgaagaGGTTTATTTGTCATTTAGTATCTTGCATAGACTTGCTGGGACACTTCCGTCTATAAATAATCCTTAATTCATCTGCAAACTTAGCTACAGCGCTATCAATGAGGAAACGAGAGACAATTGGTTTTAAACTGATTTAAACGTAGGCCTTAACAGCACACGTGTTTTAAGAGGTCGTTCAGAAGCATATGTCCCCGCTACGTTGTACGATTTTGAGCAATAAAGTAGTGCATTAAACGACGAGTTAAAAAATCACGTGTTTAGTTTCAGTAGAAGAAAGAACTTTGCTTCTAGAACAGTTTCGTTTCCTGCTGAATGCAATCGCGCTGCACTCATCCATACGGAGGCTTAGTTGGTTTGCCATACACCAATTGCTGAATAGGTTGAGATTGTTCTGGAGCGCGAAAAAATCTTCAATTGACCTGGTAACTGAAAAAAGTTTAATATCATCAGTGATGAGTATAGAATATGCGGTATTTCTGTTGTTGGCATTGTtggcaaaacacacaactCGATCGATTTACAACTTATGTCACTCTCACatttatttcatatgtttttttgttgacttCCGTAGCCATCAGGGCAGTTATCTTGACAGAAACGTATTGAGTCGCAATTTGCTTGCGTTGATCGTTTATAACGTCGGTTTGAGTTGTACGTCATAATTGTGGCGTCAACAATCAGCATAAAGTAGTACAGAATGTTTTGGGAGAATAAGAGTCACGTCGTTTATGTAGAGTGTAAATAATAGCGTCCCCAAGTTGCTGCCTTGAGGAACTTCTAAAGTATTGGTAAATGGTTGCAACAAGATGTTCTCTATTCATAGATAATACATTCTGTCCGTCAGATATGATTTCATCCAATCGATGACAAGAGGTGAAATACCAAGCTGTGTGAGTTTTGCAAGAAGGATGTTGTGATTAATGCTCTCAAACACAGCTTGGAAATCAGTGTACACTATATCCATTTGATATTCCGATTTGAAAGATAGATAAGAATCCGAAACGAACTGAGCTTAGTTGGTGGTTACGGATCGTTTAGGCACGAAACCATGTTGGTCAATGTATATGTAAATGATAATTGTAATTGATTGTAATTAATTGTAACGATATGTAATTGACATTACTAGGACGTCGTAGACTATGATTTCTAAGATTTTAGCAAAAGTGCATAGAGATAAAAATTCCACGAAAGTTTTTGCCTCATTCTTAGGCTCTCTTTTCAGGATAGGTGTCAACCATGAAAATTTCCACTGCCTCAGGAAAGATCCCTATTTGAAGCTATGCTGTAAACACAGTCTCTAGAGGAGCGCGTAAGACATCAGCGCACTATTTCGCAACGATGGTCGGTATACCATCGGGCCCCGGATTATATGAATTTTTCAGTCGATTGATGGCATTACATATGATATCACCGTAAATCTTGAAATCATTCAGCGAAACACAGAAAGCGTCAGAAGGTGTGTATTCCAATGCTGCCTAGTATCGAAGAGATAGCAGTATCAATAGAATAAACGCTTTGAACTTTTCAGCGAATAGCTGACATGTGTCGCAACTATTATCTGCATGTTTATCGTTCCAAACAAGATGATTAGGTGCGCTGCTGACATTTTGTTTACTGTGCATGAATTGCCAGAATAATGTTGGGCAATCGATGAACTGTGattttacattttgtatgtAATCATTTTAGAGCAATCTGTTCACCTGTATATAATGACTGGTAATGGTATTTAGCCAGAGCTTGTCTAATGGAAAACGAGTGCGTTTACATCCGCGTTTagctctattttttttttttacttttagtaAAAACGTGCGATGtactttttctctttccgGTGATCTTTGGCCGCGCTTTggcgctttttgtttttttttttaaatttgtgtgCATCAGGAACAGTAGATGTCGTTGTGCCAATAAATGTAAAtagttaaatatttttttcgaacTTGTTCCCAGCACGTCAGGGCAAATAACCCGTAACGGTGCTCTCGTCGAAGCGAGGACGATTGGAATCAACTCTAATCCTTTCGATCCCAAAGCCAACCAAATAAATAAGGCTTATTTCTTTGGTTGTAAGAGGTTCGATTTATTTGCTCACTTTAATGCGCGAGCCCTTCTCGCAACGCGTGCTATTGTAGCGATGCGTAATTTTCACTTACGTGAGAAGGCCGGCCTAACATTTTTCCTTACGTCCAAAACTAACTTAGATTcctaattaattaattaaacctAAAATTCTACCTTACTAATCCTTAAATAATCCTATGACCCAACTTCAATTTTCCTTAATTTACTGAATTCGCTTCATTTCTTACTATTAATTAATCCAAATTAAACCCAACGCTCCTACGCTTATCCCTTATTTTATTTCCTATGCTTTCTATTGTCGCTTACTTCCGTAAGCGAGATAGGATACTGGGGTAGGTTCGTCGCGCACTTTTGTTTACCAGAACCGTGTGCGGTAAGCTGATGCGCGGAATGCAGAAGAAGAGTGCAGAACAAAGCGGGGTATCGAGCGAGAATGTACCGTAGGTTAGTTCAATTGCGGTTGTGTCGTATCGTTCGCTTGCTACGTTAGGATGGTCAAGTTACACTTTTGCAACGGACAAGTAAAACAACGGAACTTTATTTTACGCAACGGGTCGGTTTCCAGGCGGCGTTAAAACACTGCGGGAGTATTAACCGATTAATGTGCAAACTTGTACTTTTGTTGAAGATGGGGTGTTGCTGATCGGTCAACCGACTGAACAGCTGATAATCAAACGTGGTTACCAAATTGAGCAGAGCCTTCGGCGGAATCTGCAAATGGGTGAGATACACCAGAAAACGAGTGATCTACGTGTCTGTAAACTGTGAACTGAAGTCGCCATCAGTTTATGCTTTATTTATAACTAATTATTTCCTATGATGACACACTTTGTCATCCATACAttgttatatatttatattttaaactgACCTAATTTCTTCTGATCGTCTGTCGTGTTTCCTGTTATGTTTTTGGGGATAAAGACGACCGAACGTTATTGTTTAATGATGGGTGTTCTTTCTGGGTTACCCTGCGCAATTGGTTTTGCAATTGCGTTATGATTTGCGAAACGTTGCGATGCGCTTCCTGCTTGGCGGTTTTATATTTCGTAAGTGTTTATGTTCCTATTGTGGCTGGTTTTCTGCTGGAGTTGACCTATTGGGAGGTTATAAGTTTCGCAAGTTCTCGAAAAGATATCTGTTTACGATATTTATCGGATTTTTATAAATACTGTCATTTATATATTGTGGTGTTAAAGTTGGATGTGACCTACTGTTAGCAGTAAATCTGTTACAATACGCTTACGCACGCATCTCGGGCATTGCTCTTCCGAGAAGAGCAATCCAAGAGCGGCAGGCCGTTGAGCCGATCCTAGCCGTTCGCTCATTCCTAGCTTGCCCTCTCCttgcagggttttccaagccacttcaatgttgaaactgaaaatttcaatcaCGTTAAATGTATGCTGAAGGCTGCACGGGAGAATTCAAGTATGAAAagccagttcaatacaaaaagttttgttttcaaaatcgtataactatttttcaatatcgGTATAACCCAAGTagaaaaatcgagcagtttttttcatttttctaatGACACACAACCGATTTCAGCTTAACGGGGGGTCCAGATTGCACGCACACAAGCGCAAATGAACACGATGACACGCACACATTGAGACTCGCTGTCAGTTCGTTCTGATGGCTTGAAAACAGGCAAAAAGTTGGGTTATGTGTGGATTGTAAACATTCTGTTCGTTCAATTCACACAAGCTTGTGCCtcaacatcatcatctctGCCGCGCCACCGCCTACTTGCAGTATATCTGTTACTTTCTTCGCTTGTTGTACTGTGAATGAGAGAAGGAGACATATTATTCAGGTTGGTATTGTGTAAATTTGTGTACTTACGGTGAATTGAACGCAAACCCCTTTGATTGAACAGCTCACCGCGTTACAGCTTGACTATCCCGCGGTTTTGCTTGAGAAGCGTTAGGGAGCTAATAAAAGTAATATATTTGCATATGCTTTTAGGAAAATGGATTTCAACAATAATGTTGAGGAAAAACTAGGCGACACCATCCCAGTCAAACCGTCGAGAAAAAAACTTGAAGCAGCAATTTCAACCGGATCAGCTCTactgaaaaatgaaaagtgcCCTACTTATCCATTCCAGAATCATCAAAATTCCCTACCTCCTGCCGTGCCACCACGATCCTCCTCATTGCCCCGACCAAATCCTCAATTAATCTTAAAAACGAACATGGCCTCACCAATTCCTTTTCCCATCGCACCCCCTCGAACCACATCCTTGTCCACGCAAAGCTTTATGGTGCAATCCATTTCCTTTCGAGCCATAAGCACTCCCGCTTCCGATCCGAATAATACTTTCAAATTAAACTCGCCCACCATACCACCACGATCCTCTTCCTAAatgatgccaaattctagtcCAGTTCAGAATATCacgtttcttccaaaagttgCGGTTAACACCGAAAGTGCATCGCATCCTCCTACCTTACCACCACGATCTTGTTCTGTGTCCCTTTCTGAGCCCAACATAAAACTCAATCCAACTGAAAATTTAACACAGTTGGATCGTATTGAAAAACAGTTGAATATTCTGTCCAAAGTAGCTTGTCACACACAATTTGTGACGAACTTAGTTTTAGACAATCTCTGCAACAAAGACGCAAATTCGGAAAGGAATCCGCTAatcaaaaaaatggaaactcTTGACATGTTAGAAGAAATGGAGAGAAAATTGAAACATGAAAGTTTATACATGGCAAAGACGATTTGCCTTTTGTTAAGTGCATTAAAAGGGACCGACAATGTCCAAGAAAGACTATCGATAACACTCGATTTGTTATTCGAtcacgattttttttccaagtTTAGTTGGACAGGTGTTGGGTTTTCGGAAGCCAAGATGCCATTAGAAAAATACGTCTGTATTAtaagtttatttaaattcgTAGGAGGCACTAGCTTTATAGATGACACAGCTACGGTTTCACACGAAACAGTGAAGACTTTTCTAGTTGATAAGCTAAATCACGGAAAAGCACGAAGTTTAGTGAAAGGGTTGCGACATACGGTGAAACGTAAAAAAGAATTATAGAAAAGAattatgtatatatgtataagtTAAGTATATATATAAgtgttttattgaattaatgATTTAGGCATTTATACAGTTGAAATATGAGCTGTGATTAAAGTTGTGATATGAACTATGTAGGAGTAAACGTTTATGAATTTAATGGGTAAAAATTATATATGAAATACCAACAATCTGTTCTAGTTCTTAAGGCATTTCCTCCTTGCATTTTGCCTTATCCCGGGCATACTCGGCAACTTTATTCTACtcattttaatacaaaactaataaaaaaataaattaataaaaatatttacctAAACTTAAACCTTAACTACCTATTCTAAACCTAACAGCttacatattttaattatgatCTAACTTTCAAGTGTATGTAAAAGAGgactgaaataaaatgtattacccTGATCTAAACTAACTGCCACTAGCttgcatttaatttcttttaattctacCCTGACTATTTCCTGTGATAAATCTTCTACCCTAGCTGTAAAGTTATAAATTATCGCCGAGCTACATGGTTGGCTAAAAGTTAGTTGTTTCTCTTTTAAGAATCGTCCTTCTATAAAATATGATCCTGATGACTTTTCTGCAGTACAATACCTTACTATCTGATCCTCCTGTGTTAAAAACCATCCATTTCTATTGCCCTTTCTTAACATAAATTTTGGTTTGACCAACAAAATTACCTCATCTTTTTTTACCTTTAGTGATGGATACACTGTACCATCCTTTTTCCTTGCATCTGCTGCCTCTAATTGTGTTAGTTCTATTAATCTACACACTACCTGGTTTAAAGTTCTATGTCCTGTTCTAGCTAAGTTTTTCATAAAGCCTAACTTGTCCTCAATACGATAAGTTGATAAAAATGGAAGAGGCCCGAAATTTTCAACATCTGCTGCTACATGTAGTAAATTATGAACGTTAATTGTTAAATGTGTTCGACTATAAACTGTGCTATATTCTAATACAAATTGTTCGAGCAACTGACCAGCAAATATCCAATATTGTTCAAATAATCATGATGAGAATAAATTTACcgcaatgaaaaaaagtttatgGTGCTCATAGGCTAGATCTGATATTCTGTTTTTTAACAAAGGTATGCTTACGTGAtataaaaatgctgacaaTTCGGACCCCTTCCAAAATcctaaatattttaatgccCTAGGCTTACGATGTATCTCTGACGGGTATTCGATCCTGactaaaatatttgaaatttctaAATGCTCCTGTTTTGACCACTTCGGAAAAGGGTGTAAAGCACCAGTTGTAAAACCTTtaagtaattttttttctattcctaGAGCGAACAAGTGAAGGTCATCGGCTATCGTTGTTTGTGTTACGATGTCTTCTTCATCTATATCTAATAATGGCGTGTAATATTTTTGGTGTTTCACGTAGTTTCCGTTTCTAAATTCTTTGTCGGTCCGAACTTCAGCTGTTCCTTCATATATTGTTTTGGCTCCGTCATGGCTGTCAACTATTTTGCACTTTATACATGCTTCCAGCCCAGGAGGATACGTTACTcctaaaaatatataataaatttgCTGTTACTCTCTACTTCTCTTTGAAAATTCTCAAGTTTCTTATTGTATCATTCTTACCTTTGATGAACGCACGAGCTGGTGTATCTGCTACAATAGCTTTCAGGCGAAAGTCGATGATCATTCCGTTAACATCAATGCCTTGCACCAGTACGCGGTTGATATCATCCACTAAAGGCCGGAGAAAACCTTCCAAACAGCTCGGTTTTGTCGCACCACAAAATACACCCAGCACCATGATTGGCAGTGCTGGTAGATTAACTATGTGCATTAATATAGGCCATAGCTGCGTTGGTCCACTATTATGCATCGGAAGTCCATCTACCGCGATATTAGCTTCTATCAATCTGATGACTGGTGGTACAGATCTAGAACGAAAAAGTAAACCAAAAATTACCACATGTTCATTCCAAACAGTCATAATATTCTTACCGATAATATTGTTGGAGAGTGCTTATTCCTTGGTACCAAAGCTGCCCTTCTCCAACGGCCGTAAAATGTCTCTCCACCTGTTTCGGAGTCTTCAGTAGCGTCTTTGCACACCTAGGAAGAGAAATATTTGTAGTTTCACGAGTCAACACCAGCAAATCACTCAATGCAGAATGCGTTATTTTATGAGTTAAAGCCCATATCCTAAGCCTGCTAGCATAAGCATTGCCTTCGGGGGCTTCATCAGCATCAAAATACTCATCCTCATTGACTTCGTCCTCCAATTCGCCTTCACTCCAATCGTCTTCCAACACCGGGCAATCAGCGTCTTCATCGTCATCAGAAACGTAATCCGCTGCTTCTGATTCCATGGGTATATCGGCAACTTCCACGGCATCCGGCTGCACATTCCCGTATGATGAAGCTGTAATgtgtaataatattaaataaccAATTATTGCTCTGCTTGcgtttttcatatttcattgttttaacACAAACATAACTTACCTTGTTGATCGACACCGCTGCTTGTTCCCGGAAGATTTTCCTCTTCCCATTCCTtttcaaagcaaagcaaaacaaataaaaaaacaactttaagttcgaagcaaaagaaatcaCTTTCATCCGTTTCCAACAccagtttgttttgatttgaaaatgcACCCGCAACTCTTGACGTTTACACACACCACCATACATTTGATGCTCTTCCACACGGATCGAGCAGATTTTTACCCTTCCCTCCCTGTTTTGCCCACATTTCGCCTGACAATTTCTACTTGGGAAGCCATTTCGATCTGTCAGTTTGGCGGGCTTTCGCCACTATGGGAtagaaagaaattaaatacgT
Proteins encoded:
- the LOC120959056 gene encoding uncharacterized protein LOC120959056, encoding MESEAADYVSDDDEDADCPVLEDDWSEGELEDEVNEDEYFDADEAPEGNAYASRLRIWALTHKITHSALSDLLVLTRETTNISLPRCAKTLLKTPKQVERHFTAVGEGQLWYQGISTLQQYYRSVPPVIRLIEANIAVDGLPMHNSGPTQLWPILMHIVNLPALPIMVLGVFCGATKPSCLEGFLRPLVDDINRVLVQGIDVNGMIIDFRLKAIVADTPARAFIKGVTYPPGLEACIKCKIVDSHDGAKTIYEGTAEVRTDKEFRNGNYVKHQKYYTPLLDIDEEDIVTQTTIADDLHLFALGIEKKLLKGFTTGALHPFPKWSKQEHLEISNILVRIEYPSEIHRKPRALKYLGFWKGSELSAFLYHVSIPLLKNRISDLAYEHHKLFFIAVNLFSS